The following coding sequences lie in one Camelus bactrianus isolate YW-2024 breed Bactrian camel chromosome 8, ASM4877302v1, whole genome shotgun sequence genomic window:
- the SERINC1 gene encoding serine incorporator 1 translates to MGSVLGLCSMASWIPCLCGSAPCLLCRCCPSGNNSTVTRLIYALFLLVGVCVACVMLIPGMEEQLNKIPGFCENEKGVVPCNILVGYKAVYRLCFGLAMFYLLLSLLMIKVKSSSDPRAAVHNGFWFFKFAAAIAIIIGAFFIPEGTFTTVWFYVGMAGAFCFILIQLVLLIDFAHSWNESWVEKMEEGNSRCWYAALLSATALNYLLSLVAVVLFFVYYTHPASCAENKAFISVNMLLCLGASVMSILPKIQESQPRSGLLQSSVITVYTMYLTWSAMTNEPETDCNPSLLSIIGYNTTSTIPKDGQSVQWWHAQGIIGLILFLLCVFYSSIRTSNNSQVNKLTLTSDESTLIEDGGARSDGSLEEGDDVHRAVDNERDGVTYSYSFFHFMLFLASLYIMMTLTNWYRYEPSREMKSQWTAVWVKISSSWIGIVLYVWTLVAPLVLTNRDFD, encoded by the exons ATACCATGCTTGTGTGGCAGTGCCCCGTGTTTGCTGTGCCGGTGCTGTCCTAGTGGAAACAACTCCACTGTAACTAGGTTGATCTATGCACTATTTTTGCTTGTTGGAGTGTGTGTAGCTTGTGTAATGTTGATACCGGGAATGGAAGAACAACTGAATAAG ATtcctggattttgtgagaatGAGAAAGGGGTGGTCCCTTGTAATATTCTGGTTGGCTATAAAGCCGTATACCGTTTGTGCTTTGGCTTGGCAATGTTCTATCTTCTCCTGTCCTTACTAATGATCAAAGTGAAGAGTAGCAGTGATCCTCGAGCTGCAGTGCACAATGG attctggTTCTTTAAATTTGCTGCAGCAATTGCAATTATTATTGGGGCTTTCTTCATTCCAGAAGGAACTTTTACAACTG tgtgGTTTTACGTAGGAATGGCAGGTGCCTTTTGCTTCATTCTCATACAGCTAGTCTTACTTATTGATTTTGCCCATTCATGGAATGAGTCATGGGTTgaaaaaatggaagaaggaaaCTCAAGATGTTGGTATGCAG CTTTGTTATCAGCTACAGCTCTGAATTATCTGCTGTCTTTAGTCGCTGTTGTCCTATTTTTTGTTTACTATACTCATCCAGCCAGTTGTGCAGAAAATAAAGCATTCATCAGTGTCAACATGCTTCTCTGTCTTGGTGCTTCTGTAATGTCCATCCTGCCTAAAATCCAA gaatcACAACCAAGATCTGGTTTGTTACAGTCTTCAGTAATTACAGTCTACACAATGTATCTGACATGGTCTGCTATGACCAATGAACCAG AAACAGACTGCAACCCGAGTCTACTGAGCATAATTGGATACAATACAACAAGCACTATCCCAAAGGATGGGCAGTCTGTACAGTGGTGGCATGCTCAAGGAATTATTGGACTAATTCTCTTTTTATTGTGTGTATTTTATTCAAG CATCCGTACTTCGAACAATAGTCAGGTTAATAAACTGACTCTAACAAGTGATGAATCAACATTAATAGAAGATGGTGGAGCTAGAAGTGATGGATCACTGGAGGAAGGAGATGATGTTCACCGAGCTGTAGACAACGAAAGAGATGGTGTCACTTACAGTTACTCCTTCTTTCACTTTATGCTTTTCCTGGCTTCACTTTATATCATGATGACCCTTACCAACTGGTACAG GTATGAACCTTCTCGTGAGATGAAAAGTCAGTGGACAGCTGTCTGGGTGAAGATCTCTTCTAGCTGGATCGGCATCGTGCTGTATGTTTGGACACTGGTAGCACCGCTTGTTCTTACAAACCGTGACTTTGACTGA